In Sphingobacteriaceae bacterium, the following proteins share a genomic window:
- a CDS encoding histidine kinase, whose product MKVASYLFQNNQLGKIQSSSVMRQDECQLLLGFGGKKNLSSETLYSELRKQFPNAQIALASTAGEIIDSEVKDDSLVLTAVAFEKTHLQTAMVNSADFTSSFEAGKNLVSKLDKKALRYIFILSDGATVNGSELVRGIDEVNPDKIPVTGGLAGDGENFNSTLVGLNCQPAKGNILAIGFYGDALRISHGSKGGWDIFGLEKTITKSSANKLFEIDHKNALGIYKKYLGKYAEGLPGSALLFPLSVKLPGSEAEVVRTILSIDKEEESMVFAGDVPEGTRVRFMKADFERLIDAASGAAQSTFSFSDNAHPKLAILISCVGRKIILDKRVEEEVEAVRDTLGKDVVTTGFYSYGEISPLSSGTKCELHNQTMTITTFDEI is encoded by the coding sequence ATGAAAGTAGCATCGTATTTATTTCAGAATAACCAACTCGGTAAAATTCAAAGTTCTTCAGTTATGCGCCAAGACGAATGTCAGCTGCTGCTCGGTTTTGGAGGAAAAAAGAACTTAAGCTCAGAAACATTGTACAGTGAACTCCGTAAGCAATTTCCAAATGCCCAGATAGCCCTGGCTTCTACTGCAGGAGAAATTATAGACTCGGAAGTAAAAGATGATAGCCTGGTGCTAACTGCGGTTGCATTTGAAAAAACACACTTACAAACAGCTATGGTAAACAGTGCTGATTTTACATCGAGTTTTGAAGCAGGCAAAAACCTGGTAAGTAAACTCGATAAAAAAGCACTGCGTTATATTTTTATACTTTCAGATGGTGCCACGGTTAACGGCAGCGAACTGGTTAGAGGAATAGATGAAGTTAACCCTGATAAAATACCTGTTACCGGCGGACTTGCAGGAGATGGAGAAAATTTTAATTCTACCCTTGTTGGCCTTAATTGTCAGCCTGCTAAAGGAAATATTTTGGCTATTGGTTTTTATGGTGACGCTTTAAGAATATCTCACGGATCCAAAGGGGGCTGGGATATTTTTGGTCTCGAGAAAACCATTACCAAATCCAGTGCCAATAAACTCTTTGAGATCGATCACAAGAATGCACTGGGTATTTATAAAAAATACCTCGGTAAATATGCTGAAGGACTTCCCGGCTCGGCCTTACTTTTTCCTTTATCGGTGAAACTTCCAGGCAGTGAAGCGGAAGTTGTAAGAACCATTCTTTCCATTGATAAAGAAGAAGAGAGTATGGTATTTGCAGGGGATGTGCCAGAAGGAACGCGCGTAAGATTTATGAAGGCCGATTTTGAAAGGCTCATAGATGCCGCCAGTGGAGCAGCCCAGAGTACTTTTTCTTTTTCTGATAACGCCCATCCCAAACTGGCCATTTTGATTAGTTGTGTAGGCCGGAAAATAATTCTCGATAAAAGGGTAGAGGAGGAAGTAGAGGCGGTTAGAGACACACTTGGCAAAGATGTGGTAACAACAGGCTTTTATTCTTACGGAGAAATTTCTCCACTCAGCAGCGGAACCAAATGCGAACTGCACAATCAAACGATGACTATCACCACCTTTGACGAGATTTAA
- a CDS encoding regulator: protein MTPFRIFIVEDDQWFGNLLKHHLSLNPDYEVYLFASAKECLDNLYKKPHAISIDYELPDMNGNDLLAKIHAVNKNIPAIIISAQEDISVALNLLKGGAADYFVKNDNTKELLWNSIQKIRENSTLKEEVAELKEKLGQKFSFEKTILGQSPAIKKTFALVEKAVTSNINVSITGQTGTGKEVVAKAIHYSSERNKKPFVAVNMAAIPAELMESELFGYEKGAFTGAVGRKIGKFEEANGGTLFLDEIAELDLNLQSKILRALQEREIVRLGGNEKIKFNARLITATHRNLAEEVKKGTFREDLFYRIIGLPIELSPLRERGNDVLILGRHFADAFTKGNGLAPILISAGAKETLLKYNYPGNVRELKSIIDLACVMSDGKEIHAQDITFNTLQSEAVITATEKTLHEYTLDIIKLFMKKYDNDVLEVARRLDLGKSTIYNLIKKKELVIN from the coding sequence ATGACGCCATTTCGAATATTTATTGTAGAAGACGACCAATGGTTTGGTAATCTTTTAAAGCATCACCTCTCTCTCAATCCGGATTACGAAGTTTATCTCTTTGCAAGTGCAAAAGAATGTCTTGATAATCTTTATAAAAAACCACACGCCATCAGCATCGATTATGAGCTGCCCGATATGAACGGAAATGATTTGCTGGCGAAGATCCATGCGGTTAACAAAAATATTCCAGCTATTATCATTAGCGCTCAGGAAGATATTTCTGTAGCGCTTAATCTCTTAAAAGGCGGTGCAGCAGACTACTTTGTTAAGAATGATAATACAAAAGAACTGTTATGGAACTCTATTCAAAAAATCAGAGAAAACTCTACCTTGAAAGAAGAAGTAGCTGAATTAAAAGAAAAACTCGGGCAGAAATTCAGCTTTGAAAAAACGATACTCGGACAAAGTCCTGCCATTAAAAAAACCTTTGCACTCGTTGAAAAAGCGGTAACCTCTAATATTAATGTGTCTATTACAGGACAAACTGGAACAGGTAAAGAAGTTGTTGCCAAAGCCATTCATTATAGCAGTGAGCGTAATAAAAAACCCTTTGTGGCTGTAAACATGGCGGCAATTCCCGCTGAACTTATGGAAAGCGAACTTTTTGGCTACGAGAAGGGAGCCTTTACAGGTGCCGTAGGCCGTAAGATTGGTAAATTTGAAGAAGCAAACGGCGGCACACTTTTTTTGGATGAGATTGCAGAACTGGATTTGAATTTGCAAAGCAAAATTTTACGTGCCTTACAAGAACGTGAGATCGTAAGGCTTGGCGGCAATGAAAAAATAAAATTTAACGCCCGCTTAATTACAGCCACTCATCGCAATCTGGCTGAAGAAGTAAAGAAGGGAACCTTCCGCGAAGACTTGTTTTACAGGATTATTGGCCTCCCCATAGAACTCTCTCCTCTCAGAGAAAGAGGAAACGATGTACTTATCCTGGGAAGGCATTTTGCTGATGCGTTTACAAAAGGGAACGGTCTTGCACCCATTCTTATTTCAGCCGGGGCAAAAGAAACTTTATTAAAATACAACTACCCGGGTAACGTACGCGAATTAAAGTCTATTATAGATCTTGCCTGCGTGATGAGTGATGGTAAAGAAATACACGCCCAGGACATTACATTTAATACACTGCAAAGTGAAGCGGTTATTACCGCTACAGAAAAAACCTTGCATGAATATACCCTGGATATCATTAAACTTTTCATGAAAAAATACGACAATGACGTGCTGGAGGTGGCCCGAAGACTGGATCTTGGTAAATCTACTATCTATAATCTTATTAAAAAGAAAGAACTTGTCATTAATTAA